A part of Actinobaculum sp. 313 genomic DNA contains:
- a CDS encoding methyltransferase domain-containing protein: MGEAYAAQLAAKDSALRDALARWPNLNWLPPFESAESHFRNKAKLMIGGTVQQPTLGILSPTFTGVDLTGCELYEAAVADSFPVLSAFIRRAQLTPFHVPSGRGELKNIIVTGAPAGLLMIRFVLRSTEPIVRIRKHLPWLRDQFPNLEVVTANLLPERKAVPEGKEEIVLGSANALPFKLGDITLFLPPQSFFQTNTAVARGLYETARKWTDDLAPRTVWDMFCGVGGFALYCARPGRRVTGVEISGPAVHGAKLAAADAGLSDDVDFREGDASQAPSGSAPELVIVNPPRRGIGQLSHWLNDSNAGAVLYSSCNPDSLVRDLRAMPAFTPIRARVFDMFPHTDHVETLVLLVRS, translated from the coding sequence ATGGGAGAGGCCTACGCCGCACAACTCGCTGCCAAAGACTCGGCATTGCGCGACGCACTCGCCCGGTGGCCCAACCTGAACTGGCTGCCCCCATTCGAAAGTGCCGAGTCACACTTCCGCAATAAGGCGAAACTCATGATCGGCGGCACTGTGCAGCAGCCGACCCTGGGAATCCTTTCGCCAACCTTCACCGGCGTCGATCTCACCGGCTGTGAACTCTACGAAGCTGCCGTCGCGGATTCCTTCCCCGTCCTATCCGCCTTCATACGCCGTGCGCAGCTCACCCCTTTTCACGTGCCGAGTGGACGGGGTGAACTCAAGAACATCATCGTGACTGGAGCTCCCGCCGGGCTACTCATGATTCGCTTCGTTTTGCGTTCTACTGAACCGATTGTCCGGATACGGAAACACCTGCCCTGGCTGCGCGATCAGTTTCCGAATCTTGAGGTGGTCACCGCCAATCTACTTCCCGAACGCAAGGCCGTGCCGGAAGGAAAAGAGGAAATAGTTCTTGGGAGTGCCAACGCACTCCCCTTCAAGCTGGGTGACATCACCTTGTTCCTTCCGCCCCAGTCCTTCTTCCAGACGAATACCGCCGTTGCCCGGGGACTGTATGAAACTGCCCGCAAGTGGACCGATGACCTCGCTCCACGCACCGTGTGGGATATGTTCTGCGGCGTGGGCGGCTTTGCCCTGTACTGCGCACGCCCCGGGCGGCGCGTCACCGGCGTTGAGATTTCCGGCCCGGCCGTCCATGGCGCGAAGCTTGCTGCCGCGGACGCCGGGTTGAGCGACGACGTCGACTTCAGGGAGGGTGATGCTTCGCAAGCACCCTCCGGCTCCGCTCCCGAGCTCGTCATCGTCAATCCACCTCGACGCGGAATCGGGCAACTGTCCCACTGGCTGAACGACTCAAACGCCGGCGCGGTCCTATATTCGAGTTGTAACCCGGATTCACTCGTGAGAGATCTCCGCGCCATGCCCGCCTTCACTCCCATCCGTGCCCGTGTTTTCGATATGTTTCCGCACACCGACCATGTTGAGACACTTGTTTTGCTGGTACGGAGTTAG